The DNA segment ATCGGCATTGTGCGAAGTTCTTCACCGCCGACGATCCCCTGGCTCTTGAGGTAATCACTTTCGACTGCTCGAGTCGCTTCATAGTCGACCGCATCGCGATGGATGACCCCTCGCAGGTGGCCACCCGCGTCGATCACCGGTGCCCCCAGGAAAGAGTGGTCATCAAAAAATTCGACCAAGTCTTCCAGCGAGGTGGAATCGAAGACAGACAACGGGTTGCGGATCATGATCGTGGCGATCCGTTCGGATCGTTTAGCGAACAGCAGGTTGCGCATTGGGATCACGCCGATCAGACGGTCTTCGCTGTCGCAGACATAGCCGTACTGAACGTCGAAGTCGCTGTATTCGTCTTCGTTGGCACTCAGTTGATGGATGACTTCGGCGACCGTCATGTTTTCATGAAACCGCAGGACTTCACAGATCATCAAACCGCCAGCGACATCGTCCGCAAAGGATGTCAGTTCGCGAACGGCGGCCGCTTCGTCGTCGGGTAAAGCCTGTAGGATCGCTTCGGCTTGCTCGCTGCTGACGTCGCCCAGAACGTCGGCTTGTTCATCGCTATGGAGTTCGTGAACGATCGCTGCGGCTGTATCGACCTGCAGCATTCCGATCGTGTTTGCTGCTTGCATTTCGGGCAGGCAACGAATCAGTTCCGCAGCTTCTTCGGCAGAAAGGGCTGTGAGGACCTCGGAGCGTTCGTCCTCGCTCAAGCGGCTGAGGGCTCTTGCTTGGTCGCCCGTGGAGAGCTGTTCGACGCAATCGGTTAGCTGTTGGGGATCCCCGCTACGGGCATGTCGAAGCAGATCCTCCCAAGGGCGATCGTTGGCTTCGGGGGCGTCCGGCAGCGTGGAGTCTTGTGACATATTGGAAGTCATCAATCGATTGCGCGTTCAAAACAGATCGGTAGTGAGCGTGGTATGATAGAGAGTATCAAACTCTTTCTTTTTCTATCACCCGGAATACTTGCAACATGAATCGCAAAATCAATCGACGAAATGCTTTGCTGACTTCGATGGCAGCCGGAGCCCTGATGGTTCACGGGGGTGCCGGTCGTCGACTGTCGGCAGCGGAAAGCCCCAATGAGAAACTGAATTTGGCCTGTATTGGCGTTGGAGGACGAGGGGCGGCGAACGTGAGTGGCGTGAAAAGCCAGAATATGGTCGCCTTTGTCGACGTCGACGCAAAGCGTGCAGGGAAGACGTTTGAATCTTTCCCGAATGTTCAGCAGCTGACGGATTACCGCAAGTTATTTGACCAGTTCGGAAGCAAGCTGGACGGTGTGGTTATTAGCACGCCTGATCATACGCATTTTCACCCCGCTTACGCCGCGATGCAGTTGGGGATTAACGTTTATCTGGAAAAACCGCTCGCCCACAACGTCTGGGAAACAAGAACGCTCACCGAACTCGCTCGCTCCAAAGGTTTGGCGACTCAGTTGGGCTCGCAGCGGCATGCAATGAGCAACATGCACCGGGTGGTTGAGTGGGTTCAGAGCGGAGCGATTGGTGAAGTCCAAGAGGTTCATTCCTGGGTTGGCGGGAGCCGTGGGATGCCCGATTTCCCGACCGACAATCCTCCGGTTCCTCCGGAGCTGAATTACGATCTGTGGCGAGGTCCGGTCCTCAATCCGCCGCGTCCCTATCACCCCACGATTTGCCCTTATGGCTGGCGTTTTTGGTGGGATTTCGGGACGGGAGAAACCGGCAACTGGGGCTGCCATATTCTCGATATCCCCTATTGGTCATTGCAGTTGACCAAGCCAACCCGAATCAAGGCAAGTGGCCCGGAGCCCGATGCCGAGCGGACTCCCAAGGCGATGCATGTTGAATACCAGTTCCCTGCGATCGACGACCATGCAACCCTTGGCAAGCGAGGAGCCGTGAAATTGCACTGGTACCATGGCACGCCTCCGATCCTGAAGGAAAAGGGGCTGGATGCTTCGGGCAATAACACTTTGATGATCGGTTCAAAGGGAATGTTGCTGTGCGGGTTCTCTAAGCGACAGTTGTTGCCAGAGGATCAGTTCGCCGATTACAAGTCGCCTGATGAGTTCATTCCTGATTCGCCAGGCTTCCACAATGAGTGGTTGAATGCATGTCGCGGAGGTGAAGCGGCGACGTGCAATTTTGATTATTCAGGGCCGATGGCCGAAACCGTGTTGTTGGGGAACGTCGCCTATCGAGCGGGGAACTTTGACTGGGACGCCGAAGCCCTCTCGACCGGCGATAATCAAGCGGCACAGGCTCTCATCAAAGAAGCCTACCGACCAGGCTGGGAAATCGAGCAGTCCTAGAGGATCGCAGATTTTCGAAGAGTGCAAAGCAAGGGTAGGTCCGGTTCGCACCGGCCCTGCCCTTTTTTTAGCGGCACGGCGCAAGGACGTGCGATTTATAAGTGAAGAAAGTCTGGCTCCTCTCGCCCTCAAAACAAGCTCGCCTAAAACAGGTTTGATCCTGGATCAACAGTTCGCCAGATAATTCAATTAATGGCGATTCAAAAGCTTGTTTTTGGGGAGAGGGGCCGACAGCGTTGGGCTAGGCGTGGAATAACCGCTTGGAATGCGGGGCGTTCACCGCGTCTTCGCTGCAAAATCGCCGCCTGGAAATCTCCCCCTCTCCCCCAGCCCCTCTCCCCCAAGCAAGCCCCGCTAAGCCAAACAAAGAGGCAGAGATCACGCAATGAACTAGCAGAGATTTCCTCCGCAACAAAGAGCTTGCTTAGGGGCGAGGGGAGCCAGACTTTCGTCAGTTATAAATTTCACGTCCCACGCGAAAGAACGCTCCCTCCAGGGCGCTTTCGCTAGGGACATGCAAAGAATGAGCAAAGAAAGTCTGGCTCCCCTCGCCCTCAAAACAAGCTCGCTTAAAAACAGGTTGGATATTGAATCAACGGTTCGCCAGCTAGTTCAGTTGAATGCGATTCAAAGGCTTGTTTTGGGGGAGAGGGGCTGGGGGAGAGGGGGCCGACAGAGGTAGGCAAGGCGTGACATAACCGCTTGAAATGCGGGGCGTTATCGGGGCCTGCACTGCAAAATCGCCTCGCAGAAAACCGCTCGTTTCCCTGTGGAAACGGTCAAGGTTGGATGATGATCTCTCGTCTTGCGTTTCCGCTTAGGAAAACGATCCGGCTGGCTTGTTCTTTTGCTCGTGTCTGCTCGATCGCTTCTCGCAGGACCTGCACGGTGTCTGCGGGACGTCCGTTGACCGCGACGATCACATCTCCGATGCTTAGCCCTGATCTTGCAGCGAGGCTCCCTTTTTCGACTCGAGTGACCACTAATCCGGTGTCCAGGTTCGTGTAGCCAAGCTGCTGCGCCAGTTGTGGGTCGATCGGCCTGAGGATGGCTCCGATCCCCGCGTCGCCAGGTTTGAACATTGCCATTGCTTGGCGACTGCGGGTTCCCAGGGTGACGTTCAGTTGCAGGGGTTGCCCGTTGCGCGTGATTTGCATCTTCAGGACGCTGCCCGGGCGTTGGGAGGCGACGTGGTTGCGCACGGCGGTCCCGGAGCTCATCCGCTTCCCGTTAATCGATGTGACAACGTCGCCGGGTTGTAAACCTCCGAGGGCCGCAGGTTGATCGTTCAAGACACTGATGACCAGTGCCCCGGTGCTGGATTGGATTCCAAATTCCTTTGCCAGTTGCTCGTTTAGGTCGCCAACTTGGGCTCCGAGGAATCCTCTTTGGACCGCGCCTGATTCGATGATCGAGGTGACGACCATGCTTGCCATGCCGCTGGGGATTGCAAAGCCAATTCCATTGGAGCCACCGCTGCGTGATTCGATGGCGGTGTTGATGCCGATCACTTCGCCTTGCAGGTTGACCAGGGGGCCACCACTATTGCCGGGGTTGATCGCGGCGTCGGTCTGGAGGAAATCTTCGATTCCTTGGCCGCTGCCGACGATCCCTTGGACTCGATTTTTGGCGCTGATGATCCCGGCTGTAACCGTTTGTTCCAGTCCAAAGGGGCTGCCGATCGCCAGCACCCAGTCGCCGACCCGAATCGCTTCGCTATCGCCCAGTCGGGCGGCCGCGTAGTTGGTACCTTCGATCTTGATGACTGCCAAGTCGGTTTCCGGGTCGGTTCCCATGATCTTTGCCGCCAGTCGTCGCCCGTCGCTCAGTTCCACTTCCAGTTCGTCGGTCCCTTCGACCACATGGTTGTTGG comes from the Roseimaritima multifibrata genome and includes:
- the mgtE gene encoding magnesium transporter — translated: MSQDSTLPDAPEANDRPWEDLLRHARSGDPQQLTDCVEQLSTGDQARALSRLSEDERSEVLTALSAEEAAELIRCLPEMQAANTIGMLQVDTAAAIVHELHSDEQADVLGDVSSEQAEAILQALPDDEAAAVRELTSFADDVAGGLMICEVLRFHENMTVAEVIHQLSANEDEYSDFDVQYGYVCDSEDRLIGVIPMRNLLFAKRSERIATIMIRNPLSVFDSTSLEDLVEFFDDHSFLGAPVIDAGGHLRGVIHRDAVDYEATRAVESDYLKSQGIVGGEELRTMPIWLRARRRLSWLSINVFLNLGAASVIAMFQDTLEAVIALAVFLPIISDMSGCSGNQAVAVSMRELSLGLVRPTEAFRVWWQEVSVGLINGTVLGLLVALAAFVFNGNLYLGLVVGVALLTNTIIAVSIGGTVPLLLKRFGVDPAVASGPLLTTVTDMCGFFLVLGMATLMLSKLVTP
- a CDS encoding Gfo/Idh/MocA family protein; the protein is MNRKINRRNALLTSMAAGALMVHGGAGRRLSAAESPNEKLNLACIGVGGRGAANVSGVKSQNMVAFVDVDAKRAGKTFESFPNVQQLTDYRKLFDQFGSKLDGVVISTPDHTHFHPAYAAMQLGINVYLEKPLAHNVWETRTLTELARSKGLATQLGSQRHAMSNMHRVVEWVQSGAIGEVQEVHSWVGGSRGMPDFPTDNPPVPPELNYDLWRGPVLNPPRPYHPTICPYGWRFWWDFGTGETGNWGCHILDIPYWSLQLTKPTRIKASGPEPDAERTPKAMHVEYQFPAIDDHATLGKRGAVKLHWYHGTPPILKEKGLDASGNNTLMIGSKGMLLCGFSKRQLLPEDQFADYKSPDEFIPDSPGFHNEWLNACRGGEAATCNFDYSGPMAETVLLGNVAYRAGNFDWDAEALSTGDNQAAQALIKEAYRPGWEIEQS
- a CDS encoding Do family serine endopeptidase is translated as MQNIWKTLSLTLAAMLLGCLLTSVVLSLPATLQNDAIAQAPTAALSRLNNSTALDLSESFRNVADAMRPTVVSIHTHATEQVRGGNVPPGFEDFFGQLPPRSREREGLGSGVIVRTDGYILTNNHVVEGTDELEVELSDGRRLAAKIMGTDPETDLAVIKIEGTNYAAARLGDSEAIRVGDWVLAIGSPFGLEQTVTAGIISAKNRVQGIVGSGQGIEDFLQTDAAINPGNSGGPLVNLQGEVIGINTAIESRSGGSNGIGFAIPSGMASMVVTSIIESGAVQRGFLGAQVGDLNEQLAKEFGIQSSTGALVISVLNDQPAALGGLQPGDVVTSINGKRMSSGTAVRNHVASQRPGSVLKMQITRNGQPLQLNVTLGTRSRQAMAMFKPGDAGIGAILRPIDPQLAQQLGYTNLDTGLVVTRVEKGSLAARSGLSIGDVIVAVNGRPADTVQVLREAIEQTRAKEQASRIVFLSGNARREIIIQP